Proteins encoded within one genomic window of Calditerrivibrio sp.:
- a CDS encoding RecX family transcriptional regulator, which yields MTDKVFSYAIKLLSRKDYFESELKEKLKSRFDNVDIDYALKKLKDLGYLDDNKTKQNYIRSQSKKGFGQYLIKRKLLEKGIEVDVVEIDDYIIEDDLKKKIKSKYYKYQRDKEKTIAYFYRKGYPYERIKTLLSEVLEDESDFS from the coding sequence ATGACAGATAAAGTTTTTTCCTATGCTATAAAGCTTTTAAGTAGAAAAGACTATTTTGAGTCAGAATTAAAGGAAAAACTAAAAAGCAGATTTGATAATGTAGATATAGATTATGCGTTAAAAAAATTAAAAGATTTAGGCTACTTAGATGATAACAAAACTAAACAAAATTATATAAGATCCCAATCTAAAAAAGGGTTTGGGCAGTATCTTATCAAAAGAAAACTATTAGAAAAAGGTATCGAAGTTGATGTTGTCGAAATCGACGATTACATAATAGAAGATGATCTAAAAAAGAAAATTAAAAGTAAATATTATAAATATCAAAGAGATAAAGAAAAGACTATTGCTTATTTTTATAGAAAAGGTTACCCTTATGAAAGAATAAAGACTCTACTTTCGGAGGTTTTAGAAGATGAAAGTGATTTTTCTTAA
- the recA gene encoding recombinase RecA, whose amino-acid sequence MDNEKLKALEAALSKIEKDFGKGAVMKLGDKAIEKPPVIPTGILTLDAALGIGGVPRGRIIEIFGSESSGKTTVAFHIIAEAQKLGGIAAFIDAEHAMDPVYAKAIGVDVDNLLVSQPDNGEAALDIAETLVRSGAVDIIVIDSVAALTPKAEIEGEMGDSFMGLQARLMSQALRKLTAIVNKSKTVLIFINQTRQKIGVTYGNPETTTGGNALKFYATIRIEVKKAGQLKDKEENVGSETIAKVVKNKVAPPFKQAKFDILYGTGVSKEGIIIDLGVEEGLIGKSGAWFSYKDTKIGQGKENARTFLKDNPEIMKEIESEIRKKLGLPILEN is encoded by the coding sequence ATGGATAATGAAAAATTAAAAGCATTAGAAGCAGCTTTATCCAAAATAGAAAAAGACTTTGGCAAAGGCGCCGTAATGAAGCTTGGAGATAAGGCCATAGAAAAACCGCCCGTGATCCCAACAGGTATACTTACATTAGATGCAGCTCTTGGAATTGGAGGTGTTCCGAGGGGAAGGATCATCGAAATCTTCGGTAGCGAATCAAGTGGTAAAACCACCGTTGCCTTTCATATCATTGCCGAAGCACAAAAATTAGGTGGGATTGCCGCCTTTATAGATGCGGAACATGCAATGGACCCGGTATATGCAAAAGCTATTGGTGTTGATGTGGATAACCTTCTAGTAAGTCAACCGGATAACGGTGAAGCAGCCCTTGACATTGCAGAGACACTAGTAAGAAGTGGTGCTGTTGATATAATTGTTATTGACTCCGTTGCGGCCCTTACACCAAAAGCAGAGATCGAAGGGGAAATGGGAGACTCTTTCATGGGTTTACAGGCAAGACTAATGAGTCAAGCACTAAGAAAGCTAACAGCTATAGTCAATAAATCAAAAACAGTACTAATATTCATAAATCAAACAAGACAAAAAATCGGTGTAACCTATGGTAACCCTGAGACAACTACAGGTGGTAATGCCCTGAAATTTTATGCTACCATCAGGATAGAGGTAAAAAAGGCTGGACAGCTAAAGGATAAAGAGGAAAATGTAGGAAGCGAAACCATAGCAAAAGTGGTCAAAAACAAGGTTGCACCACCTTTTAAACAAGCCAAATTTGATATCCTTTATGGTACCGGCGTGTCTAAGGAAGGTATTATCATAGATTTGGGTGTAGAAGAGGGGCTGATAGGAAAATCTGGAGCATGGTTTAGTTATAAAGACACAAAAATAGGTCAGGGTAAAGAAAACGCAAGAACCTTTCTAAAAGATAACCCAGAGATCATGAAAGAGATCGAATCCGAAATAAGAAAAAAACTGGGTTTACCTATCCTTGAAAACTGA
- a CDS encoding type IV pilus twitching motility protein PilT encodes MIDDILKSAFIKKASDIHLKAGKNPIFRINGQLIPSIDFPKLTPEDTIKIAGTIMSNHVKAKFKEQFEADFSYSVAGVGRFRVNAYIQRGTVALVFRTIPQEIPSLDSLGLPPVISKIAEEQRGLILVTGTTGSGKSTTLAGMIDYINSHDDVNIITIEDPIEFLHKDKKSIISQREIGTDTLSFSEALKRSLRQDPDVILVGEMRDLETIETALHAAETGHLVMSTLHTLDAPETINRIISMFPPYHQKQIRIQLASVLKAIISMRLVQRKDGTGRVPAVEVMINTATIKECIIDKDKTQMINDYIEQGKSVYGSQSFDQSLYDLYKADLVTLEEALKYVKRPDDFKLKIKGISSSSDTWGVDDR; translated from the coding sequence GTGATAGATGATATATTAAAATCTGCTTTCATTAAAAAAGCTTCCGATATACATCTTAAAGCAGGAAAAAACCCTATTTTTAGGATAAATGGACAACTCATCCCGTCAATCGATTTCCCCAAGCTCACCCCTGAGGATACAATAAAAATAGCAGGCACAATTATGAGTAACCATGTCAAAGCAAAGTTTAAAGAGCAGTTTGAAGCTGATTTCTCTTACAGTGTAGCTGGTGTTGGACGTTTTAGGGTAAATGCATATATTCAAAGGGGAACGGTGGCTCTCGTTTTTAGAACCATACCTCAGGAAATACCATCTTTAGATAGTTTGGGTCTTCCCCCTGTGATCTCAAAAATTGCCGAAGAGCAAAGGGGTCTCATCCTTGTTACAGGTACCACGGGTAGTGGAAAGTCAACAACCTTAGCAGGTATGATAGACTATATCAATTCCCACGACGATGTTAACATCATCACCATAGAAGACCCAATAGAATTTTTACATAAAGATAAAAAATCTATAATATCCCAAAGGGAGATAGGCACAGATACCCTATCTTTTTCAGAAGCACTAAAAAGATCACTTAGACAGGATCCAGATGTTATCCTGGTTGGTGAAATGAGAGACTTAGAGACAATAGAAACAGCCCTCCATGCAGCAGAAACCGGCCATCTGGTTATGAGCACCCTTCATACCTTAGATGCACCAGAGACTATAAACAGAATAATTTCCATGTTCCCCCCCTATCATCAAAAACAGATAAGAATCCAACTGGCCTCGGTACTAAAAGCGATTATTTCCATGAGACTTGTACAAAGAAAGGATGGAACGGGAAGGGTTCCTGCTGTAGAGGTTATGATTAATACTGCTACTATTAAGGAGTGCATAATAGATAAAGACAAAACCCAGATGATAAATGACTATATAGAACAGGGAAAATCTGTATATGGTAGCCAGAGTTTTGATCAATCCTTGTATGATCTGTATAAAGCAGATCTGGTCACCCTTGAAGAAGCACTCAAATATGTCAAACGTCCTGATGATTTCAAACTGAAAATAAAAGGTATCAGCAGTTCTTCAGATACTTGGGGAGTTGATGACAGATAA